A window of Sebastes umbrosus isolate fSebUmb1 chromosome 3, fSebUmb1.pri, whole genome shotgun sequence contains these coding sequences:
- the gne gene encoding bifunctional UDP-N-acetylglucosamine 2-epimerase/N-acetylmannosamine kinase isoform X4, whose protein sequence is MQRGRGKMERDKTEDENQCKRKLRVCVATCNRADYSKLAPIMFGFKNHPEEFDLEVVVLGSHLIDDYGNTFRMIEQDDFDIGSKLHTIVRGEDEAAMVESVGLALVKLPDVLQRLRPDILVVHGDRFDALALATAAALMNIRIFHLEGGEVSGTIDDSIRHAITKLAHYHACCTRRAEQHLIAMCEDHSRILLAGCPSYDKLLSTNHRDDYMDIIKSWLGDKVQERDYIVALQHPVTTDIQHSIKIYGLMLDALLSFNKKTLILFPNIDAGSKEMVRVMRKKGIEQHPNFRAVKHIPFEQFVQLVCHAGCMIGNSSCGVREAGAFGTPVINLGSRQTGRETGENVLHVRDADTHNKIYHALELQFGKRYPCSKIYGDGNAVPRILKFLQAIDLDEPLQKTFCFPPVKDPISQDIDHILETQSALAVDLGGTNLRVAIISMRGKIVKKYTQSNPKTFEARMQLILKMCADASQDAVSHNCRILGVGVSTGGRVNPQEGVVMHSTKLIQDWSSVDLRTPISDALQLPVWVDNDGNCAALAERKFGHGKGVENFVTVITGTGIGGGIIHQNELIHGSTFCAAELGHIMVSLDGPECSCGSRGCIESYASGLALQKEAKRLHDEDVLMVEGMDMKLEEPITAAHLISAAKLGNSKADAVLNKASTALGVGIINILHTVNPTLVILSGVLASYYQDPVQHVISQRALASAQNIRVVTSELEEPALLGAASMVLDYATRRIY, encoded by the exons ATGCAAAGGGGcagaggaaagatggagagggACAAGACGGAAGATGAGAATCAG TGTAAGAGGAAGTTGAGGGTGTGTGTGGCGACATGCAACAGAGCGGACTACTCCAAGCTGGCCCCCATCATGTTTGGGTTCAAAAACCACCCTGAAGAGTTTGATCTGGAAGTCGTGGTGCTTGGCTCACATCTCATTGATGACTACGG GAACACTTTTCGTATGATCGAGCAGGATGACTTTGACATCGGCTCTAAGCTCCACACCATCgtgagaggagaggacgagGCAGCCATGGTGGAGAGCGTCGGGCTGGCGCTCGTGAAACTCCCCGATGTACTACAGAGGCTGCGCCCCGACATCCTGGTTGTCCACGGTGACCGTTTTGACGCGCTGGCCCTGGCAACGGCCGCGGCGCTGATGAACATTAGGATATTCCACTTGGAGGGAGGCGAG GTGAGTGGTACAATTGATGACTCAATCCGTCACGCCATCACTAAACTGGCCCATTACCACGCCTGCTGCACACGCAGGGCAGAGCAGCACCTCATCGCCATGTGCGAGGACCACTCTCGCATCCTGCTGGCCGGCTGCCCTTCATACGACAAGCTGCTGTCGACTAATCACAGAGACGACTACATGGACATCATCAAGAGCTGGCTGG GTGACAAGGTGCAGGAGCGTGACTACATTGTGGCTTTGCAGCACCCAGTTACCACCGACATCCAGCACTCCATTAAGATCTACGGGCTGATGCTGGATGCCCTGCTCTCCTTCAACAAAAAGACCCTCATCCTCTTCCCTAACATTGACGCCG GAAGTAAGGAGATGGTGCGCGTGATGCGAAAGAAGGGCATCGAGCAGCACCCCAACTTCCGGGCAGTGAAGCACATTCCCTTTGAGCAGTTCGTCCAGCTGGTGTGCCACGCCGGCTGCATGATCGGGAACAGCAGCTGTGGTGTACGAGAGGCGGGGGCCTTTGGCACGCCCGTCATCAACCTGGGATCAAGGCAAACCGGCAGAGAAACAG GTGAAAACGTTCTCCACGTCAGAGATGCCGACACTCATAATAAGATCTACCACGCGCTGGAGCTGCAGTTTGGAAAGAGATACCCCTG CTCCAAGATTTATGGCGACGGCAACGCAGTGCCTCGTATTCTCAAGTTTTTACAGGCCATTGACCTGGATGAGCCCCTCCAGAAGACGTTCTGTTTCCCTCCGGTGAAAGACCCCATCTCCCAGGACATCGATCACATCCTGGAGACGCAGAGTGCTCTGGCCGTAGACCTGGGAGGGACCAACCTCAGGGTGGCGATCATCAGCATGAGG GGTAAAATAGTAAAGAAGTACACTCAGTCCAATCCGAAGACCTTCGAGGCCAGGATGCAGCTCATATTAAAGATGTGTGCAGACGCCTCGCAGGACGCCGTCAGCCACAACTGCAGAATACTCGGTGTTG GAGTGTCCACTGGCGGCCGTGTAAACCCACAAGAAGGCGTGGTCATGCACTCCACAAAGCTGATCCAGGATTGGTCCTCGGTGGACCTGAGGACACCCATCTCCGACGCCCTGCAGCTACCCGTGTGGGTCGACAACGACGGTAACTGTGCTGCGTTGGCTGAGAGGAAGTTTGGTCACGGCAAAGGGGTGGAGAACTTTGTCACTGTCATCACAGGAACAG gtatTGGAGGAGGGATTATCCATCAGAACGAGCTGATTCACGGCAGCACCTTCTGCGCTGCAGAGTTGGGCCACATCATGGTTTCATTAGACGGCCCCGAGTGTTCGTGCGGCAGCAGAGGATGCATAGAGTCGTACGCGTCCGGCTTGGCTCTGCAGAAAGAGGCTAAAAGGCTGCACGACG AGGACGTGCTGATGGTGGAGGGGATGGATATGAAGCTCGAGGAGCCGATCACTGCTGCCCACCTCATCAGCGCAGCCAAACTGGGGAACAGCAAAGCTGACGCTGTTCTGAATAAAG CCTCCACAGCGCTAGGTGTGGGAATCATTAACATCCTCCACACAGTGAACCCCACGCTGGTGATTCTGTCCGGAGTCTTGGCCTCTTACTACCAGGACCCGGTGCAGCACGTAATCTCTCAGAGAGCCCTCGCCTCTGCCCAGAACATCAGGGTCGTCACATCAGAATTGGAGGAACCTGCTTTACTTGGAGCGGCCAGCATGGTGTTAGACTACGCAACCAGAAGGATATATTGA
- the gne gene encoding bifunctional UDP-N-acetylglucosamine 2-epimerase/N-acetylmannosamine kinase isoform X3, which yields MEKQPGSLCINPHELYYLRMQRGRGKMERDKTEDENQCKRKLRVCVATCNRADYSKLAPIMFGFKNHPEEFDLEVVVLGSHLIDDYGNTFRMIEQDDFDIGSKLHTIVRGEDEAAMVESVGLALVKLPDVLQRLRPDILVVHGDRFDALALATAAALMNIRIFHLEGGEVSGTIDDSIRHAITKLAHYHACCTRRAEQHLIAMCEDHSRILLAGCPSYDKLLSTNHRDDYMDIIKSWLGDKVQERDYIVALQHPVTTDIQHSIKIYGLMLDALLSFNKKTLILFPNIDAGSKEMVRVMRKKGIEQHPNFRAVKHIPFEQFVQLVCHAGCMIGNSSCGVREAGAFGTPVINLGSRQTGRETGENVLHVRDADTHNKIYHALELQFGKRYPCSKIYGDGNAVPRILKFLQAIDLDEPLQKTFCFPPVKDPISQDIDHILETQSALAVDLGGTNLRVAIISMRGKIVKKYTQSNPKTFEARMQLILKMCADASQDAVSHNCRILGVGVSTGGRVNPQEGVVMHSTKLIQDWSSVDLRTPISDALQLPVWVDNDGNCAALAERKFGHGKGVENFVTVITGTGIGGGIIHQNELIHGSTFCAAELGHIMVSLDGPECSCGSRGCIESYASGLALQKEAKRLHDEDVLMVEGMDMKLEEPITAAHLISAAKLGNSKADAVLNKASTALGVGIINILHTVNPTLVILSGVLASYYQDPVQHVISQRALASAQNIRVVTSELEEPALLGAASMVLDYATRRIY from the exons ATGGAAAAGCAACCGGGTTCTTTGTGCATAAACCCACAT GAGTTATACTATCTGAGAATGCAAAGGGGcagaggaaagatggagagggACAAGACGGAAGATGAGAATCAG TGTAAGAGGAAGTTGAGGGTGTGTGTGGCGACATGCAACAGAGCGGACTACTCCAAGCTGGCCCCCATCATGTTTGGGTTCAAAAACCACCCTGAAGAGTTTGATCTGGAAGTCGTGGTGCTTGGCTCACATCTCATTGATGACTACGG GAACACTTTTCGTATGATCGAGCAGGATGACTTTGACATCGGCTCTAAGCTCCACACCATCgtgagaggagaggacgagGCAGCCATGGTGGAGAGCGTCGGGCTGGCGCTCGTGAAACTCCCCGATGTACTACAGAGGCTGCGCCCCGACATCCTGGTTGTCCACGGTGACCGTTTTGACGCGCTGGCCCTGGCAACGGCCGCGGCGCTGATGAACATTAGGATATTCCACTTGGAGGGAGGCGAG GTGAGTGGTACAATTGATGACTCAATCCGTCACGCCATCACTAAACTGGCCCATTACCACGCCTGCTGCACACGCAGGGCAGAGCAGCACCTCATCGCCATGTGCGAGGACCACTCTCGCATCCTGCTGGCCGGCTGCCCTTCATACGACAAGCTGCTGTCGACTAATCACAGAGACGACTACATGGACATCATCAAGAGCTGGCTGG GTGACAAGGTGCAGGAGCGTGACTACATTGTGGCTTTGCAGCACCCAGTTACCACCGACATCCAGCACTCCATTAAGATCTACGGGCTGATGCTGGATGCCCTGCTCTCCTTCAACAAAAAGACCCTCATCCTCTTCCCTAACATTGACGCCG GAAGTAAGGAGATGGTGCGCGTGATGCGAAAGAAGGGCATCGAGCAGCACCCCAACTTCCGGGCAGTGAAGCACATTCCCTTTGAGCAGTTCGTCCAGCTGGTGTGCCACGCCGGCTGCATGATCGGGAACAGCAGCTGTGGTGTACGAGAGGCGGGGGCCTTTGGCACGCCCGTCATCAACCTGGGATCAAGGCAAACCGGCAGAGAAACAG GTGAAAACGTTCTCCACGTCAGAGATGCCGACACTCATAATAAGATCTACCACGCGCTGGAGCTGCAGTTTGGAAAGAGATACCCCTG CTCCAAGATTTATGGCGACGGCAACGCAGTGCCTCGTATTCTCAAGTTTTTACAGGCCATTGACCTGGATGAGCCCCTCCAGAAGACGTTCTGTTTCCCTCCGGTGAAAGACCCCATCTCCCAGGACATCGATCACATCCTGGAGACGCAGAGTGCTCTGGCCGTAGACCTGGGAGGGACCAACCTCAGGGTGGCGATCATCAGCATGAGG GGTAAAATAGTAAAGAAGTACACTCAGTCCAATCCGAAGACCTTCGAGGCCAGGATGCAGCTCATATTAAAGATGTGTGCAGACGCCTCGCAGGACGCCGTCAGCCACAACTGCAGAATACTCGGTGTTG GAGTGTCCACTGGCGGCCGTGTAAACCCACAAGAAGGCGTGGTCATGCACTCCACAAAGCTGATCCAGGATTGGTCCTCGGTGGACCTGAGGACACCCATCTCCGACGCCCTGCAGCTACCCGTGTGGGTCGACAACGACGGTAACTGTGCTGCGTTGGCTGAGAGGAAGTTTGGTCACGGCAAAGGGGTGGAGAACTTTGTCACTGTCATCACAGGAACAG gtatTGGAGGAGGGATTATCCATCAGAACGAGCTGATTCACGGCAGCACCTTCTGCGCTGCAGAGTTGGGCCACATCATGGTTTCATTAGACGGCCCCGAGTGTTCGTGCGGCAGCAGAGGATGCATAGAGTCGTACGCGTCCGGCTTGGCTCTGCAGAAAGAGGCTAAAAGGCTGCACGACG AGGACGTGCTGATGGTGGAGGGGATGGATATGAAGCTCGAGGAGCCGATCACTGCTGCCCACCTCATCAGCGCAGCCAAACTGGGGAACAGCAAAGCTGACGCTGTTCTGAATAAAG CCTCCACAGCGCTAGGTGTGGGAATCATTAACATCCTCCACACAGTGAACCCCACGCTGGTGATTCTGTCCGGAGTCTTGGCCTCTTACTACCAGGACCCGGTGCAGCACGTAATCTCTCAGAGAGCCCTCGCCTCTGCCCAGAACATCAGGGTCGTCACATCAGAATTGGAGGAACCTGCTTTACTTGGAGCGGCCAGCATGGTGTTAGACTACGCAACCAGAAGGATATATTGA
- the gne gene encoding bifunctional UDP-N-acetylglucosamine 2-epimerase/N-acetylmannosamine kinase isoform X2: MEKQPGSLCINPHHLNIRKAQELYYLRMQRGRGKMERDKTEDENQCKRKLRVCVATCNRADYSKLAPIMFGFKNHPEEFDLEVVVLGSHLIDDYGNTFRMIEQDDFDIGSKLHTIVRGEDEAAMVESVGLALVKLPDVLQRLRPDILVVHGDRFDALALATAAALMNIRIFHLEGGEVSGTIDDSIRHAITKLAHYHACCTRRAEQHLIAMCEDHSRILLAGCPSYDKLLSTNHRDDYMDIIKSWLGDKVQERDYIVALQHPVTTDIQHSIKIYGLMLDALLSFNKKTLILFPNIDAGSKEMVRVMRKKGIEQHPNFRAVKHIPFEQFVQLVCHAGCMIGNSSCGVREAGAFGTPVINLGSRQTGRETGENVLHVRDADTHNKIYHALELQFGKRYPCSKIYGDGNAVPRILKFLQAIDLDEPLQKTFCFPPVKDPISQDIDHILETQSALAVDLGGTNLRVAIISMRGKIVKKYTQSNPKTFEARMQLILKMCADASQDAVSHNCRILGVGVSTGGRVNPQEGVVMHSTKLIQDWSSVDLRTPISDALQLPVWVDNDGNCAALAERKFGHGKGVENFVTVITGTGIGGGIIHQNELIHGSTFCAAELGHIMVSLDGPECSCGSRGCIESYASGLALQKEAKRLHDEDVLMVEGMDMKLEEPITAAHLISAAKLGNSKADAVLNKASTALGVGIINILHTVNPTLVILSGVLASYYQDPVQHVISQRALASAQNIRVVTSELEEPALLGAASMVLDYATRRIY, encoded by the exons ATGGAAAAGCAACCGGGTTCTTTGTGCATAAACCCACAT CATCTGAATATTCGGAAGGCCCAA GAGTTATACTATCTGAGAATGCAAAGGGGcagaggaaagatggagagggACAAGACGGAAGATGAGAATCAG TGTAAGAGGAAGTTGAGGGTGTGTGTGGCGACATGCAACAGAGCGGACTACTCCAAGCTGGCCCCCATCATGTTTGGGTTCAAAAACCACCCTGAAGAGTTTGATCTGGAAGTCGTGGTGCTTGGCTCACATCTCATTGATGACTACGG GAACACTTTTCGTATGATCGAGCAGGATGACTTTGACATCGGCTCTAAGCTCCACACCATCgtgagaggagaggacgagGCAGCCATGGTGGAGAGCGTCGGGCTGGCGCTCGTGAAACTCCCCGATGTACTACAGAGGCTGCGCCCCGACATCCTGGTTGTCCACGGTGACCGTTTTGACGCGCTGGCCCTGGCAACGGCCGCGGCGCTGATGAACATTAGGATATTCCACTTGGAGGGAGGCGAG GTGAGTGGTACAATTGATGACTCAATCCGTCACGCCATCACTAAACTGGCCCATTACCACGCCTGCTGCACACGCAGGGCAGAGCAGCACCTCATCGCCATGTGCGAGGACCACTCTCGCATCCTGCTGGCCGGCTGCCCTTCATACGACAAGCTGCTGTCGACTAATCACAGAGACGACTACATGGACATCATCAAGAGCTGGCTGG GTGACAAGGTGCAGGAGCGTGACTACATTGTGGCTTTGCAGCACCCAGTTACCACCGACATCCAGCACTCCATTAAGATCTACGGGCTGATGCTGGATGCCCTGCTCTCCTTCAACAAAAAGACCCTCATCCTCTTCCCTAACATTGACGCCG GAAGTAAGGAGATGGTGCGCGTGATGCGAAAGAAGGGCATCGAGCAGCACCCCAACTTCCGGGCAGTGAAGCACATTCCCTTTGAGCAGTTCGTCCAGCTGGTGTGCCACGCCGGCTGCATGATCGGGAACAGCAGCTGTGGTGTACGAGAGGCGGGGGCCTTTGGCACGCCCGTCATCAACCTGGGATCAAGGCAAACCGGCAGAGAAACAG GTGAAAACGTTCTCCACGTCAGAGATGCCGACACTCATAATAAGATCTACCACGCGCTGGAGCTGCAGTTTGGAAAGAGATACCCCTG CTCCAAGATTTATGGCGACGGCAACGCAGTGCCTCGTATTCTCAAGTTTTTACAGGCCATTGACCTGGATGAGCCCCTCCAGAAGACGTTCTGTTTCCCTCCGGTGAAAGACCCCATCTCCCAGGACATCGATCACATCCTGGAGACGCAGAGTGCTCTGGCCGTAGACCTGGGAGGGACCAACCTCAGGGTGGCGATCATCAGCATGAGG GGTAAAATAGTAAAGAAGTACACTCAGTCCAATCCGAAGACCTTCGAGGCCAGGATGCAGCTCATATTAAAGATGTGTGCAGACGCCTCGCAGGACGCCGTCAGCCACAACTGCAGAATACTCGGTGTTG GAGTGTCCACTGGCGGCCGTGTAAACCCACAAGAAGGCGTGGTCATGCACTCCACAAAGCTGATCCAGGATTGGTCCTCGGTGGACCTGAGGACACCCATCTCCGACGCCCTGCAGCTACCCGTGTGGGTCGACAACGACGGTAACTGTGCTGCGTTGGCTGAGAGGAAGTTTGGTCACGGCAAAGGGGTGGAGAACTTTGTCACTGTCATCACAGGAACAG gtatTGGAGGAGGGATTATCCATCAGAACGAGCTGATTCACGGCAGCACCTTCTGCGCTGCAGAGTTGGGCCACATCATGGTTTCATTAGACGGCCCCGAGTGTTCGTGCGGCAGCAGAGGATGCATAGAGTCGTACGCGTCCGGCTTGGCTCTGCAGAAAGAGGCTAAAAGGCTGCACGACG AGGACGTGCTGATGGTGGAGGGGATGGATATGAAGCTCGAGGAGCCGATCACTGCTGCCCACCTCATCAGCGCAGCCAAACTGGGGAACAGCAAAGCTGACGCTGTTCTGAATAAAG CCTCCACAGCGCTAGGTGTGGGAATCATTAACATCCTCCACACAGTGAACCCCACGCTGGTGATTCTGTCCGGAGTCTTGGCCTCTTACTACCAGGACCCGGTGCAGCACGTAATCTCTCAGAGAGCCCTCGCCTCTGCCCAGAACATCAGGGTCGTCACATCAGAATTGGAGGAACCTGCTTTACTTGGAGCGGCCAGCATGGTGTTAGACTACGCAACCAGAAGGATATATTGA
- the gne gene encoding bifunctional UDP-N-acetylglucosamine 2-epimerase/N-acetylmannosamine kinase isoform X1 has translation MEKQPGSLCINPHFCCVSTLQHLNIRKAQELYYLRMQRGRGKMERDKTEDENQCKRKLRVCVATCNRADYSKLAPIMFGFKNHPEEFDLEVVVLGSHLIDDYGNTFRMIEQDDFDIGSKLHTIVRGEDEAAMVESVGLALVKLPDVLQRLRPDILVVHGDRFDALALATAAALMNIRIFHLEGGEVSGTIDDSIRHAITKLAHYHACCTRRAEQHLIAMCEDHSRILLAGCPSYDKLLSTNHRDDYMDIIKSWLGDKVQERDYIVALQHPVTTDIQHSIKIYGLMLDALLSFNKKTLILFPNIDAGSKEMVRVMRKKGIEQHPNFRAVKHIPFEQFVQLVCHAGCMIGNSSCGVREAGAFGTPVINLGSRQTGRETGENVLHVRDADTHNKIYHALELQFGKRYPCSKIYGDGNAVPRILKFLQAIDLDEPLQKTFCFPPVKDPISQDIDHILETQSALAVDLGGTNLRVAIISMRGKIVKKYTQSNPKTFEARMQLILKMCADASQDAVSHNCRILGVGVSTGGRVNPQEGVVMHSTKLIQDWSSVDLRTPISDALQLPVWVDNDGNCAALAERKFGHGKGVENFVTVITGTGIGGGIIHQNELIHGSTFCAAELGHIMVSLDGPECSCGSRGCIESYASGLALQKEAKRLHDEDVLMVEGMDMKLEEPITAAHLISAAKLGNSKADAVLNKASTALGVGIINILHTVNPTLVILSGVLASYYQDPVQHVISQRALASAQNIRVVTSELEEPALLGAASMVLDYATRRIY, from the exons ATGGAAAAGCAACCGGGTTCTTTGTGCATAAACCCACAT ttttgttgtgtttccacGCTACAGCATCTGAATATTCGGAAGGCCCAA GAGTTATACTATCTGAGAATGCAAAGGGGcagaggaaagatggagagggACAAGACGGAAGATGAGAATCAG TGTAAGAGGAAGTTGAGGGTGTGTGTGGCGACATGCAACAGAGCGGACTACTCCAAGCTGGCCCCCATCATGTTTGGGTTCAAAAACCACCCTGAAGAGTTTGATCTGGAAGTCGTGGTGCTTGGCTCACATCTCATTGATGACTACGG GAACACTTTTCGTATGATCGAGCAGGATGACTTTGACATCGGCTCTAAGCTCCACACCATCgtgagaggagaggacgagGCAGCCATGGTGGAGAGCGTCGGGCTGGCGCTCGTGAAACTCCCCGATGTACTACAGAGGCTGCGCCCCGACATCCTGGTTGTCCACGGTGACCGTTTTGACGCGCTGGCCCTGGCAACGGCCGCGGCGCTGATGAACATTAGGATATTCCACTTGGAGGGAGGCGAG GTGAGTGGTACAATTGATGACTCAATCCGTCACGCCATCACTAAACTGGCCCATTACCACGCCTGCTGCACACGCAGGGCAGAGCAGCACCTCATCGCCATGTGCGAGGACCACTCTCGCATCCTGCTGGCCGGCTGCCCTTCATACGACAAGCTGCTGTCGACTAATCACAGAGACGACTACATGGACATCATCAAGAGCTGGCTGG GTGACAAGGTGCAGGAGCGTGACTACATTGTGGCTTTGCAGCACCCAGTTACCACCGACATCCAGCACTCCATTAAGATCTACGGGCTGATGCTGGATGCCCTGCTCTCCTTCAACAAAAAGACCCTCATCCTCTTCCCTAACATTGACGCCG GAAGTAAGGAGATGGTGCGCGTGATGCGAAAGAAGGGCATCGAGCAGCACCCCAACTTCCGGGCAGTGAAGCACATTCCCTTTGAGCAGTTCGTCCAGCTGGTGTGCCACGCCGGCTGCATGATCGGGAACAGCAGCTGTGGTGTACGAGAGGCGGGGGCCTTTGGCACGCCCGTCATCAACCTGGGATCAAGGCAAACCGGCAGAGAAACAG GTGAAAACGTTCTCCACGTCAGAGATGCCGACACTCATAATAAGATCTACCACGCGCTGGAGCTGCAGTTTGGAAAGAGATACCCCTG CTCCAAGATTTATGGCGACGGCAACGCAGTGCCTCGTATTCTCAAGTTTTTACAGGCCATTGACCTGGATGAGCCCCTCCAGAAGACGTTCTGTTTCCCTCCGGTGAAAGACCCCATCTCCCAGGACATCGATCACATCCTGGAGACGCAGAGTGCTCTGGCCGTAGACCTGGGAGGGACCAACCTCAGGGTGGCGATCATCAGCATGAGG GGTAAAATAGTAAAGAAGTACACTCAGTCCAATCCGAAGACCTTCGAGGCCAGGATGCAGCTCATATTAAAGATGTGTGCAGACGCCTCGCAGGACGCCGTCAGCCACAACTGCAGAATACTCGGTGTTG GAGTGTCCACTGGCGGCCGTGTAAACCCACAAGAAGGCGTGGTCATGCACTCCACAAAGCTGATCCAGGATTGGTCCTCGGTGGACCTGAGGACACCCATCTCCGACGCCCTGCAGCTACCCGTGTGGGTCGACAACGACGGTAACTGTGCTGCGTTGGCTGAGAGGAAGTTTGGTCACGGCAAAGGGGTGGAGAACTTTGTCACTGTCATCACAGGAACAG gtatTGGAGGAGGGATTATCCATCAGAACGAGCTGATTCACGGCAGCACCTTCTGCGCTGCAGAGTTGGGCCACATCATGGTTTCATTAGACGGCCCCGAGTGTTCGTGCGGCAGCAGAGGATGCATAGAGTCGTACGCGTCCGGCTTGGCTCTGCAGAAAGAGGCTAAAAGGCTGCACGACG AGGACGTGCTGATGGTGGAGGGGATGGATATGAAGCTCGAGGAGCCGATCACTGCTGCCCACCTCATCAGCGCAGCCAAACTGGGGAACAGCAAAGCTGACGCTGTTCTGAATAAAG CCTCCACAGCGCTAGGTGTGGGAATCATTAACATCCTCCACACAGTGAACCCCACGCTGGTGATTCTGTCCGGAGTCTTGGCCTCTTACTACCAGGACCCGGTGCAGCACGTAATCTCTCAGAGAGCCCTCGCCTCTGCCCAGAACATCAGGGTCGTCACATCAGAATTGGAGGAACCTGCTTTACTTGGAGCGGCCAGCATGGTGTTAGACTACGCAACCAGAAGGATATATTGA